AATAATGGCAAGTCCTAAGATGACATAACCAAGTACTGAATAACTTATTCGCATGTATGACACCTCTTCTGTTGTATTTTTTCTTTGACAAACAAAACAATACCGCTAAGAGCAACAATCCCCCCAATAACCCAAAACACGGCTATGAATGATTGTACTGATTGGAAAGGTACGCCTGCAATAATGAGCCCTGTGTTGATTAAGATCAAATTTCGCGAAATGCATTTCTTCTTGGCATACATGAGCATAGTAATCCCTAATAAAAGCAGAGCCATGGTCCATAATGGCAATGCTATTGTCGTCAGGAATTGTAAGGGCATTCCTGTTAATGTAATACCAATAATTCCAAGGAGCGCAATAATCCCTAGACAGACATTGTGACAGATCTGCCATGACCCCAGAATACTCGCTATACCAGAGACGCTTCCTGTTGCGCCAATAACCCGTTCCTTTAAAGCCGTTGCCATAGCATAAACACCTTAGTCTATTTTATAGCAAAGGACACTAATAACCGTAACTTTATGTCCTTTGCTTATTAGGAAAAGACATACAAATTATTACGAAAATTAATGTATTTTCCTATAGTTCTTTACCATTCAAATTCTCTTCCTTTCTCGCTTAACATCTTTCCTTACTTGTTCTTTTTGGTGAAGTCGTCTAGACAATGCTTACTACAAAACCAGTTTCCTTCATGTTCAAGTCCTTTCCCTTTTTCTTCTTTCATCCCACAAACAGGATCCTTTCGCTTGAATAATCCAAACACCATGCTCTCACCTCAATGTTTGCTCTTGCATTTTTTTATCCATGTAAACTATCATTTCTGATTCTTAGATTTTGATTTTTTTTGATGATGGGTTTCTGAACTGTTCATATCTCTTATAACAGGTTTTGCAACAAAAATATTTCTTGACCGCTCCGCATTTCCGTACTACTTTGTTTTCCTCCTTCACCGGCATGCCACACAACGCACAGTAAAGGGCAATAGCTCTTTTAGCATGCTCCATAACCTGTTCCATATGATCGCCCCATCATTAGGGAAACTTATCTCTTATTTAATAATTTCGCCCATATTTTCTAACAAAAAGAAAATTATTTATATTATTTATCACTTTGTTAAATCTTAAGTGGAAATAATGGGACATCTTGACAAAGTGGAACGTGCAATTCTCTGTGGGTTAGATTGTAATTCTCGCCAGGCATTGGTATCTCTCGGCAAATCCGTTAGGTTAACAAAAGAATCTGTCCACTATCGCCTGAAGCAGCTTGAAGCAAGGCATATCATCCTTGGCTATCCGACGATCATCAGTCTTGCGAAGATGGGAAAAATGCATGTAGAACTCTTTCTTAAAGTTCATAATGTTACTCTTGGATTAAAGCATGAAATGATTCATTTCTTTGTACAGCAACCAGAAATCGTGTCCGTTGCCAGTTGTAAAGGAAATTGGGATATCATCCTCGGAATCGTCGTTCATGATATTACTGAGCTGAACAGAGTAAAGGATAGAATTTGTGATACCTATGCGCTTTACTTTGCTGAATTATCGTTGTCATATACCACGGAAACTTATTTTCTCGGGAGAAAGTATCTTGTCGGAAAAGATATTCACATTACTCAGCAGGTGGATAAGCCTGCAAAAGAAAGCATCACTCCTCATGATGACCATATTCTTGCAAGCATCTCACAAAATGCACGAAAAAGTCTCCTTCAGATTGCTCATGAAACAGGTATATCTGCAAAAGTGGTTGCCTATCATCTTAAAAAATTAGAGAGAACCAACATCATCCAGAAATACACGGTTGCATTAAATATGAATGCTCTTGGTATGACGACCTACAAATTACTTTTGCGGATCAAGCACAGTTCCTATAAAAAAACCTTATTAGCATTTTTTCATCGGCAACCAAATACCGTCCAAGTTCGAGAGGTATTGGCAAACTGGAGCCTTGAACCAACCATTGAGGTGGAGTCTGCTGAACAGTTCTATGCTATTGTTCATGCGATTGAAGATCAATTTGGTGAGGCAATTATGACGCATAGCTCTTTTATGATTGACAAGGACTATAAGGCCGAGTATTACCAATAACGTTTATATAGCTGAATGATTCTTTGCCTCAACGATGAAGTATGAAACAATGCCCAACGTGTGGTTCTGATGCCATTACCCTTGCTGTCGGGGGCCAGATCGGTAAGTATGAATGTAAGTCCTGTGGGTATATTGGGCCATTAATCCTCGAAGAAACGCGACAAAAGCAGACAAACAAACCCTCTCTTGTCATTCTCGGTGCAGGTTTTGCTGGCTTGGCGGTTGCATTTACCCTCAGAAAAAAACTGGGCGATCAAATAACAATTACGGTTGTCGATAAGAATTCATACAATGTGTTTCATCCCGGGCTTATCGAGTATGTTGGAGGAAGATTGCAGCGAGAAGAGATTACCCTTGATTTACCAAAGAGATTTCTCGAAAATAACATTACCTTTATCCAAGGAAAAGTAATGCACCTTGATCGAATAAAAAAACAAGTTTACGTGGCAAAGGCATCAGGAAACAAACCTCTGCACTATGATTATCTGGTCATTGCTTTGGGACTTGAGACAAACACCTATGGAATTCAGCAACTGAAAGAACAAACCTGTTTTTTTAAGTCGCTTGAAGACGCGAATAGGGTTCGTCAAACAATCAAAAAAATTACTGCAGCGCAGCATCAACTAGCTATTGCGATTGTTGGTGGTGGTCCAACAGGGGTTGAACTTGCAGTGAGTTTACGTGATTATTGTATTACCCTTTTTCCATATCATCGGATTTCTTTTACTATTATTCATGGGAGTGAACGCTTAGTCAAACAACTCCCGCTCTTCGTGAGCAAAAAAATCCATTCTCTCCTGGAAAAAAGGAAAATAAAGATTTTACTTGACACCAGGGTAACAAAAGTAAGTAACCACACCCTCCATTTTGGAGACGATCAAACAATGACTGCCGATTGCATTTTGTGGGTGCCCGGTATTACCTTACCTAAGGAACTAGAAGAGCTGCCTTTAGAATCATGTGCAAATGGTATTTATGTTACCCCAACACTCCAAACAATTACCGATCCCTGTATTTTTGCTGTTGGTGATTGTGCTACGTTCAAAGACGAGCAGCTTTCACAAAAAACAATTAAGCGAGCCCAAACTGCGAATTATCACGGAAAATTGGCTGCTGACAATATTATTGCCGAGCTTTTTTCCAAGAAAAAAAAGACATGGAAGCCTTCAGAGATTCCAACGATTCTGACGTTTAATGAAGACAGCATGCTCCATTACAAGCGATGGTGCTTCAAAAGCAGATTTGTTTTGTCCTTAGAACATCTTATCCGTTTTCGTCATCAATGGTCCTACCGGTAAATACAATAAATAACTGAGGAGGAAGGAATCATGCGATCAGCTCAACTACCGTTGCCATCAACCTATGTTTCTTACGCACCGATGATTTTGCGTTTAGGTCTCAGCATTGTTTTTCTCTGGTTCGGTATTACTCAGCTGGTGAATCCTGAATCCTTTTTAGGATATATTCCCCAATGGCTTTATCCTCACCCTCTGGATATGATGCATGAACATCCCCTGCAGATGTTCCACCAACTTCCGCTTACCCCTCATCTCATTATCATGGGTAATGGCATTATTGAGATCATTCTTGGAGGCATGCTTTTGCTAGGGTTATTGACGCGTATCGTTGCGCTTCTCTTAATGGGACATCTTTTGGTTATTATGCTTGGACTTGGTTACAATGACATTGCTGTTCGTGACTTCGGATTGTTCATAGCTACCCTGAGTGTTTTCCTCCATGGCCCTGACCAATGGTGCGTTGATTTCCGTTTACAAAAAACTTAAACAATCTCCAAAAACAGAAGCATTTATGGAAGATGGTTTTGCCTTTGAGAATCCAGAGATTTAAGTAAAAAGTATAAAAATGCCCTCTTCAAAAGAATAGGACTCTTGCAATATACCTATCGTAATGCCGAAAAGAAACCAGACGAGAGCTCTACCGAATGGCAAGATTATACTAAAAGACTAGCTGAATATGATACTGGATATTCTTATTATACCATGGGGCAGAGTTATCCCGGCGGTGGGGGTTCAGACCCGGGTCCAGCACCACCAGAACCCAGTATACCTGATATTGAACTGAGAGAAACCTCAAGAGTTGAATTAGAACAAATTTATCGTTTTCACAATACCAATTTAGAAGGATTTTTGGCAGGAAGGGCATTAGGTATCGATACTCGAAAATTAAGAAATCAATTCGGTTATTCTACGCAATTAAGAACATGCGTACATGAACATCCGGTTTTAGCAACATTAACTGTTGTTGGACCACTATCTACTTTAGGTTGTATATTATATCAGTATTTCACTGAATAAAGCCCAGAACGTTTCCTTCCGTCATTATGGGGAGAACGCAGCGTGGTTGGGGCGAGAGTGAAACGAGCGGAGAGGTTGAAATACGGCGCGTAAGAATCATTACAGTGAAGTAAGAGATATACAAACTATAGGAAAATACATTAATTTTCGTAATAATTTGTATGTCTTTTCCTAATAAGCAAAGGACATAAAGTTACGGTTATTAGTGCCCTTTGCTATAATGACTAAGAATGTATTTTACAGCATCTAATAAATCTTTAGCAATGAAATCGGGCTTTATTGTTTCAGGAGATAAGTGTTTTCCTGTTAATACGAATATTGTTTTACTTCCAACACATTTTCCAACTTGAATATCAGATTGTCTATCTCCGATGACATAGGACCCTTTAAGATTTAATCTATATTTTTGTTTTGCTGCTTCAAACATTCCGGATTTTGGTTTTCTGCAATTACAATTGTCTTGATGTCCATGGGGACAACAGAAAGTATCTTCTATAGATATCCCTTCAGTTTCTAATTGTCGAAGAATGTAATTATTGATTTCGTGAAACTGTTTAATGGTAAGTCTCCCTTTACTTATTCCTATTTGATTTGTGATAATAAATAACCTGAATTTATTATCTACAAGCAATTTCAATGCAGGGATAGTATTTGGCAATAATCGAACTTTTTGTACTGAATCTACAATTTCATCCTCTGGCTCCTCATTAACCGTTCCATCTCTATCTAAAAAAACGATTCGTCTTGTCATGATTGAACAACAGGGTCTTGGATTTAATTAATGTATTGATTTTTTTGCAAGTTCCGATTAAGAAGAATGATTAAATTGCTGAGTGTGTCCTAAAACTTCTTTCTTGTTCAACCTTGAATTCTCACAGACGAAATGTTTTTGAGTTACTATTTTAAGGGGTGGGTGGATATAGAACATGGGAAAGAAAACTGGGGCTGCTGGGACTTTCGTTGAATGATCTCTTTCATTTCGAACCCAGATTGCAGCGTTTTCCGTTGATAACCCGAACGCTGAGTGTTAGCCAGGTTGCACTACAGCCCCGTCGTCTTGAGAAATAAAGGTTGACTATTTAAATCTACTTTGTTGCTTGCCCTCAAAAAGTCAATATCTTTAAATAGAAGCTTCTCTCTTTCCTGAGTAATGCATCACGACAAAAAAGGCCAAGTTACTCTCTTTATTATTCTTGGCTTTCTTCTTCTGAGTTCACTTGCTTTTTTCCTGATCATTCGTGGTCTTAATTCTGAAAAGCAAAAAGAAGTTCTTCCGGTACAGGCAGAATTATCTACAGCAACCGATGCTGTCAATCAATATGTCCTTAGTTGTCTAAAGACCATCGGGGAGGAAGGATTAACACGTTTAGGAATCCAAGGGGGGTATCTTTCCCTTAATCTTAATTATCTCTCCACACCAACGTATAATACGACATACCTCTACTATAATGGTGAAGTGAGAATGCCAGAACTTTCGGTGATAGAGGCAGAGCTCGCGCAATATATTGATAGTAACCTTGAGATTTGTACGAATTTTAGTATTCTTCCCGAGGTTCAGGTTACTGCTGCTAACCAGAGCAAGACGCGCGTGACGATCAGTACAAAAGAAGTATCTTTGGTAACCCAATGGGATCTCTCGGTAACAAAGGGGCAGAATGTCCAAGACCGTGATCGTTTTACTCTTGCGCTTCCTGTAGAATTTTATGACATCTTCACAACCGTTTCTGCCATACTAAACGCAACTGCACAGCATCCATCATTGATTGATAATTATCTCTTGCTCCAACAGAATGTGTCATTTATAGACTATCTGTTGTATGACAATGATACGGTGATTTATCTTCTTAGGGAAGATAATGCTCGAATCAAAGGAAAGCCATACTATTTTCTTTTTGCAGCAAAAACATTGCCGATGGGTGTTCCAGTATCTCCAAGAATTCAGCCAGTCCCTCTTCTTGAGGGGACGGTTGGTGAAACTTTCCATTATGAAGTTCTTGCGAATGATCCTGAAGGGGGCGACCTCTTTTATGGTCTCCAAAGCCCCCTGTTTTCGATAGATAACAAGACGGGAATTATTCACTTCATTCCAACCACCTTCCATAAAGGCGATCACGTTGCACTCTTAACCGTTACCACTTCACGTAATGTAACAAACTCGATGTTCTTACGGTTTCATATTGAAGGAACAAATCGTCCTCCTGTTGTCATTGTACGCAATCAAACCGTGGTTTACTTTCAGTCGCTGCATTATACCCCGTATACCTACGATGAAGAAAGCACTCAACTCACCTTTTATGTTGTGGATGCGCCTGAAGGAGTAACTAT
The nucleotide sequence above comes from Candidatus Woesearchaeota archaeon. Encoded proteins:
- a CDS encoding Lrp/AsnC family transcriptional regulator, which produces MGHLDKVERAILCGLDCNSRQALVSLGKSVRLTKESVHYRLKQLEARHIILGYPTIISLAKMGKMHVELFLKVHNVTLGLKHEMIHFFVQQPEIVSVASCKGNWDIILGIVVHDITELNRVKDRICDTYALYFAELSLSYTTETYFLGRKYLVGKDIHITQQVDKPAKESITPHDDHILASISQNARKSLLQIAHETGISAKVVAYHLKKLERTNIIQKYTVALNMNALGMTTYKLLLRIKHSSYKKTLLAFFHRQPNTVQVREVLANWSLEPTIEVESAEQFYAIVHAIEDQFGEAIMTHSSFMIDKDYKAEYYQ
- a CDS encoding FAD-dependent oxidoreductase is translated as MKQCPTCGSDAITLAVGGQIGKYECKSCGYIGPLILEETRQKQTNKPSLVILGAGFAGLAVAFTLRKKLGDQITITVVDKNSYNVFHPGLIEYVGGRLQREEITLDLPKRFLENNITFIQGKVMHLDRIKKQVYVAKASGNKPLHYDYLVIALGLETNTYGIQQLKEQTCFFKSLEDANRVRQTIKKITAAQHQLAIAIVGGGPTGVELAVSLRDYCITLFPYHRISFTIIHGSERLVKQLPLFVSKKIHSLLEKRKIKILLDTRVTKVSNHTLHFGDDQTMTADCILWVPGITLPKELEELPLESCANGIYVTPTLQTITDPCIFAVGDCATFKDEQLSQKTIKRAQTANYHGKLAADNIIAELFSKKKKTWKPSEIPTILTFNEDSMLHYKRWCFKSRFVLSLEHLIRFRHQWSYR
- a CDS encoding DoxX family membrane protein, whose translation is MRSAQLPLPSTYVSYAPMILRLGLSIVFLWFGITQLVNPESFLGYIPQWLYPHPLDMMHEHPLQMFHQLPLTPHLIIMGNGIIEIILGGMLLLGLLTRIVALLLMGHLLVIMLGLGYNDIAVRDFGLFIATLSVFLHGPDQWCVDFRLQKT
- a CDS encoding HAD family hydrolase translates to MTRRIVFLDRDGTVNEEPEDEIVDSVQKVRLLPNTIPALKLLVDNKFRLFIITNQIGISKGRLTIKQFHEINNYILRQLETEGISIEDTFCCPHGHQDNCNCRKPKSGMFEAAKQKYRLNLKGSYVIGDRQSDIQVGKCVGSKTIFVLTGKHLSPETIKPDFIAKDLLDAVKYILSHYSKGH
- a CDS encoding Ig-like domain-containing protein; translation: MHHDKKGQVTLFIILGFLLLSSLAFFLIIRGLNSEKQKEVLPVQAELSTATDAVNQYVLSCLKTIGEEGLTRLGIQGGYLSLNLNYLSTPTYNTTYLYYNGEVRMPELSVIEAELAQYIDSNLEICTNFSILPEVQVTAANQSKTRVTISTKEVSLVTQWDLSVTKGQNVQDRDRFTLALPVEFYDIFTTVSAILNATAQHPSLIDNYLLLQQNVSFIDYLLYDNDTVIYLLREDNARIKGKPYYFLFAAKTLPMGVPVSPRIQPVPLLEGTVGETFHYEVLANDPEGGDLFYGLQSPLFSIDNKTGIIHFIPTTFHKGDHVALLTVTTSRNVTNSMFLRFHIEGTNRPPVVIVRNQTVVYFQSLHYTPYTYDEESTQLTFYVVDAPEGVTMAEATGEITWTPHALGNYTITFGVNDSLAQTEAMFVVKVIP